In Lentimicrobiaceae bacterium, one genomic interval encodes:
- the rpmD gene encoding 50S ribosomal protein L30 yields MKKIRITQIKSGIKQPERQKRTLKALGIRKMHNPVEHEATPQILGMVNSISHLLKVEEI; encoded by the coding sequence ATGAAAAAAATTAGAATAACGCAAATAAAAAGTGGTATTAAGCAACCGGAAAGACAAAAACGAACGCTTAAAGCTTTGGGTATCAGAAAAATGCACAACCCTGTAGAGCACGAAGCTACACCACAAATATTAGGAATGGTTAATTCTATTAGCCACTTACTTAAAGTTGAAGAAATATAA
- the rplO gene encoding 50S ribosomal protein L15: MDLSNLQPAQGSTKSRKRIGRGEGSGRGGTSTRGHKGAKSRSGYSRKVGHEGGQMPLYRRVPKSGFKNINRVEYNGINIDTLQKLYDDIKVTDITPEVLHQHGLLAKNALLKILGRGSLTAKLNVTAHAFSEKAKQEIESQGGTIIKI; the protein is encoded by the coding sequence ATGGATTTGTCAAATTTACAACCTGCACAGGGCTCAACAAAGAGCAGAAAGCGTATAGGACGTGGCGAAGGATCAGGTCGTGGCGGTACATCTACACGCGGTCATAAAGGTGCTAAATCTAGATCGGGATATAGCCGAAAAGTTGGACACGAAGGAGGTCAAATGCCTCTTTACAGAAGAGTACCTAAATCAGGATTTAAAAACATCAACAGAGTTGAGTATAACGGTATCAACATTGATACACTTCAAAAATTATACGACGACATTAAGGTAACCGATATAACTCCCGAAGTTTTACATCAACACGGTTTACTAGCAAAAAATGCTTTGCTTAAAATTTTAGGTAGAGGCAGTTTAACTGCTAAACTTAATGTTACAGCTCACGCTTTTTCCGAAAAAGCTAAGCAAGAAATAGAATCACAAGGTGGAACAATCATTAAAATCTGA